ATCATCGGGCGTTTTGTATTTCAGGGCCAGGTGTGGCCGTTCATGGTTATAAATTGCCACGGACTCTTTTACTATTTCCCGCGCTTGCTCCAGGTCTGCAGGACGCGAGAGTAAAAACTCATTTTTCAGTATCCCGTTTATTCTCTCAGCCAGCGCATTCTGGTAGCAGTCGTAACCATCGGTCATTGAACAGGTTATTCCGTTTCGCTCATGAACTGACTGATAAAGTACCGAACAGTATTGCAGTCCTCTGTCAGAGTGATGTACCAGCGGACCTGTCGTTTTTCTCCGCCTCAGAGCCTGCCTGAACGCCTTTACCACATTTTCTGTCTGCAGGTTTTCCCCGACATGGTAACCCACGATTTTTCTGGAGCAGGCATCGGTGACCAGACTCAGACAGGCCGTGCCGCTGCGTAGTGGAAGGTAAGTAATATCGGCGACCCAGACCTGCTCTGGCTCAAGGGCGGTAACCTGTTCAGGGCCGGGTTTCAGCAGATTAGGATGCCGGTAAAAGCGATGATGGCTGTTGGTGGTTTTGTGATATGCCCGTTTCACGGGTACCAGGAGCCGGTATTCACCCAGCAGATTAAACAGACGGTCCCGTCCGATATTCAGCGTTTTATCGGCCTGCATGTTCAGCAGATAGTGCAGTTTACGCGTACCGATTCGCGGCTGGCGGCACCGGGTACGGGCAACAAAATCAAGAACCTGAGCATGATGCTCCTGCCGTTTATTACATCTTGTATTGTACTGGTACCACGCCTGTCTGCTGTGCCCCAGGAACTGACATGCACGCGTAACTGTTATTTTGGGGGCCTGACTTTGCGTGAGGACTTGCCGGGCCGCTTTTTTACAACACTTACCCCGTAATCATTTTTCAGGACGTTGATAACGGACTCAAAAAACTCAGCTTTCTGGTTTGCCAGCTCAAGCTGTTCTTCAAGTTCCCTGATTCTTTGCTCGGGTGTCAGCGGGATAGTTGTCTGAGCCACAGGCAGTTTCCTCTTCACCAGGTCAGGAAGTCCGGGTCTCCAGTCAAGCCGGCCATATTTACGCAGCCAGACAAGTACGGTGGAGCGCCCCTGAATGCCATATCGCTGCTGGGCCTGTTTATAGGTCATCTCGCCTTTTTCGACCTGCTCAACGACGGCTATTTTAAAGGATAGAGGATAATCGCGTTGGGTGCGTTTGAACTCAGTCATCATCACGTTCTCCGGATTTAAGTCTGGAACGTGTCAACGCTATTCAGGACGGGTCATATGTGAAAAAAAAGCCCGTACTTTCGTACGAGCTCTTTCTTGAATATGGCGGTGAGGGGGGGATTCGAACCCCCGATACGTTGCCGTATACACACTTTCCAGGCGTGCTCCTTCAGCCACTCGGACACCTCACCATATTGTATTGCTGCCTGACCACTTGGGGGGCAACGGGGCGCTACTATAGGGAGTTGCGCTAAAACGGTCAAGCAGAATTTACATATTCACTGTCGTTTGCTCATGCAATAGACATAATCCCCGCCCAAACTGGCGCGGGGAGGCAAATTAACGCTGTGAATCCAACATTTCGTTGTTTTTCACCACATCCTGCGCTTTGCTGTAGCTTTCTATCAGCAGTTGATAGGCCGGGAATACCTGAGTATAAACGTCGGCCCACGCGGCGGCGTCTTCACGGTTCCAGGTGCCTTGCAGCTCAGAGGCGACTGCGGCAGTATCCATCGGTACGACGCCAGCCTGTACGATACGCGCCAGGGTGATCTCCTGCGCCATCTTACTGTAGGTACCGGATGCGTCGATCACGGCAAATACCTTATAACCTTCCGCTACCGCGCTAATGGCCGGGAATGCCATGCACACGCTGGTAATCGTCCCGGCAATGATCAGCGTCTTACGACCCGTCGCTTTTACCGCCTTAACGAAATCTTCGTTATCCCAGGCGTTAATTTCACCTTTGCGCGCAATGTACTGCGCATGTGGCGCATTAGCGTGGATCTCCGGGATCAGAGGGCCGTTCGGACCTTGCGGTACGGATGCCGTGGTAATGACCGGCATTTTCGCTAACGTCGCCATCTTCGCCAACGCCGCGGCGCGAGCGCGTAATTCCGGCATTGGCATATCGCCTACGGTCTGGAAAAGACCGCTTTGATGATCGATTAAAAGCATCACGGAATCGTTAACATCAATTACCGGGCGCAAACCATTAAAATTAGCAGGACTTGACATCGTATTCTCCTTCATGTTTTCAGATTTGGCCAAAACGGCCGGAGTTGAAATCGCGAACTGCTTCTGCGATCTCTTGTTTCGTGTTCATAACAAATGGGCCGTAACCCACAATCGGTTCATTCAGTGGCTCGCCTGATAACAGCAATACGCTGGCGTCGCTGCTGGCCTCAAGGTGCAGCGTTTTCCCTTGCTGGCTCAACACCACCAGTTGCGCTTCGTTGACCGGCGTCGTGCCGTTCACCGTGATATTGCCTTTCAGTACCACCAGCGCGGTGCTCCATCCTTCCGGCTGTGCCAATGTAAGCTGGCGATTGCGTTGCAGGCGCATATCCCAGACATTGAGCGGCGAGAAAGTGTGCGCCGGGCCTTTTGTCTCTTCATAACGCCCTGCGATGACCCGCACGACTCCGGCGTTATCCGGCAACGTAACGGTCGGGATAACATCGTGGGTAATGCTTTGATAACCCGGGGTGGTCATTTTGTCCTTCATGGGAAGGTTAACCCACAACTGCACCATTTCCAGTTCGCCGCCCCGACGGGTAAACGCGTCGGAATGGAACTCTTCATGCAAAATGCCTGCGCCTGCGGTCATCCACTGAACGTCGCCCGGGCCGATAACGCCGCCGCGACCGGTAGAGTCCCGATGCTCGACTTCGCCACTATAAACAATCGTCACGGTCTCGAAACCGCGGTGTGGATGCTCCCCAACGCCGCGTTTTTCATTACCCGGCGTAAAGGTGTGCGGCCCGGCATAATCCAGCAGCAGGAAGGGACTCAACTGCTGCGCATGTGACTGATAAGAAAAGAGTGAACGAACCGGAAATCCATCGCCAACCCAGTGCGGGCGAGGTGCGGTATAGACGCCTGTAATCTGTTTCATGGTGTTCTCCTCAGTGGCGTTGTCTTGATGTGAATAAGCTTATATTCATGACAAAAGGTTCGGTAGTGGCTAAAATGGCTCATACCGTTCCATTAATAGGACAATGTAATGATAAAAACGGATCTCAATGATTTTGCGTGGTTTGTGCATGTGGTCGAAGAGGGTGGGTTTGCCGCGGCGGGGCGTGCGCTTGATGAACCAAAATCAAAACTGAGCCGGCGTATTGCGCAACTGGAGGAACGGCTGGGCGTGCGATTGATTCAGCGAACCACCCGGCAGTTTAACGTTACCGAAGTGGGGCAAACATTCTATGAGCACTGTAAAGCGATGCTGGTGGAAGCTCAGGCGGCGCAGGATGCCATTGCCGCATTGCAGGTAGAGCCTCGCGGTATCGTGAAGCTGACCTGCCCGGTGACGCTGCTGCATGTACACATCGGCCCAATGCTGGCGAAATTTATGGCGCGTTATCCTGATGTTTCGCTACAGCTTGAAGCAACCAATCGTCGGGTGGACGTCGTAGGGGAGGGGGTGGATGTGGCGATTCGCGTCAGGCCGCGCCCGTTTGAGGATAGCGACCTGGTGATGCGCGTCCTGGCTGACAGAGGGCATCGCTTGTTTGCCAGCCCGGATCTTATCGCACGGATGGGAATCCCTTCCGCGCCGGCGGAGTTGAGCCATTGGCCTGGGCTAAGTCTTGCATCCGGCAAGCATATCCACCGCTGGGAACTTTACGGCCCGCAGGGCGCGCGTGCGGAAGTCCATTTTACCCCGCGTATGATTACCACCGACATGTTGGCGCTACGCGAGGCGGCGATGGCGGGCGTGGGGCTTGTGCAGCTACCTGTCTTAATGGTGAAAGAACAACTGGCCGCCGGTGAACTGGTCGCGGTGCTGGAAGAGTGGGAGCCCCGGCGGGAGGTTATTCATGCTGTGTTCCCATCCCGGCGAGGATTATTACCTTCCGTACGTGCGTTGGTCGATTTTTTGACGGAAGAGTATGCGCGAATGGTGGAAGAGTAACCTGCTCGTCATTCATCAACTTAATGGACGCAAAAAAGGCCGGTTAAACCGACCTTTTATCCAGCCGCCCTTCAGGGCGTGAGGAGACAATTAGCGACTACGGAAGACAATGCGGCCTTTGCTCAGGTCGTACGGGGTCAGCTCAACGGTCACTTTGTCGCCCGTCAGGATGCGGATGTAGTTCTTACGCATTTTACCGGAGATGTGTGCAGTAACCACGTGACCGTTTTCTAACTCTACGCGGAACATGGTATTAGGTAACGTTTCGAGAACGGTACCTTGCATTTCAATATTGTCTTCTTTGGCCATCTAATCCTCTGGGGTATCACTACCATAATTTGAACCGGCAAGATAATGCCGAACTTCTTTTGATAAGTAAAGATTTGTGCGTTTAAAACACAGCAAACCAGGTTTAGCACATGATTCCGCGACACACGACAACGCCGCGTTATACACCTTTTCCCTGATACTACCGCCTGATGTATCGACATAAGCGCAACATATAAGGGAACGGTGAAATAAACGATGGGCGTTACCTGACAACGGGCTGCGGGATAATGAGCTAAACCAATTCTGCGGCAGCAATTATAACACCCCAATAAAAAATGTGCCGAAAACATTCACTTCCGGGGCAAAAATAATGTCCGCGGCACCCAAAAACGGGAGGCCAGCGGCTGTTGGCGTAAGGCCGCGAGGTGATCGAGGTAGTCACGACGTGGAATTTCAATGGCGCCGAGCGAGGCGGTATGACTATTAAGTACCTGACAATCAATAAGTTTACCGCCGTGACGGGTAAATTCAGCGCAAAAAACCAGCAGTGCGGTTTTAGAGGCATTCTCCTGGCGGCTAAACATCGATTCGCCGCAAAACAGCGCCCCCTGCGAGACGCCATACATCCCGCCGACCAGTTCCCGATCGCGCCACACTTCAATGGAGTGCGCGTGGCCCAATTCATGTAATCGGCGATAGGCTTCCTCAATACCACGCGTTATCCAGGTGCCTTCGTCACGGTGATTGGCGCATCCATCAATGACCCGATCGAAAGCGTAATTGAGCGTCACGCGGTAAGGGGATGCGTTGTGAAAGCGCTTCATACTGCGACTGAGGTGAAACTTTTCAGGCCACAGCACGGCGCGAGGATCGGGCGACCACCACAGAATCGGGTCGCCCGGCGAAAACCACGGAAAAATCCCGTGCTGGTAGGCCATTAACAACCGGGCAGGGCTGAGATCGCCGCCCAGCGCCAGTAAACCGTTAGGCTCGCGTAAAGCGCCTTCCGGCGAAGGGAAGGCGATAGAATGTCGGGAAAGCTGAACCAGACGCATGACGGCG
This DNA window, taken from Salmonella enterica subsp. enterica serovar Typhimurium str. LT2, encodes the following:
- a CDS encoding putative transcriptional regulator, lysR family (similar to E. coli putative transcriptional regulator LYSR-type (AAC73313.1); Blastp hit to AAC73313.1 (304 aa), 31% identity in aa 1 - 291); amino-acid sequence: MIKTDLNDFAWFVHVVEEGGFAAAGRALDEPKSKLSRRIAQLEERLGVRLIQRTTRQFNVTEVGQTFYEHCKAMLVEAQAAQDAIAALQVEPRGIVKLTCPVTLLHVHIGPMLAKFMARYPDVSLQLEATNRRVDVVGEGVDVAIRVRPRPFEDSDLVMRVLADRGHRLFASPDLIARMGIPSAPAELSHWPGLSLASGKHIHRWELYGPQGARAEVHFTPRMITTDMLALREAAMAGVGLVQLPVLMVKEQLAAGELVAVLEEWEPRREVIHAVFPSRRGLLPSVRALVDFLTEEYARMVEE
- the infA gene encoding protein chain initiation factor IF-1 (similar to E. coli protein chain initiation factor IF-1 (AAC73970.1); Blastp hit to AAC73970.1 (72 aa), 100% identity in aa 1 - 72); its protein translation is MAKEDNIEMQGTVLETLPNTMFRVELENGHVVTAHISGKMRKNYIRILTGDKVTVELTPYDLSKGRIVFRSR
- the aat gene encoding leucyl, phenylalanyl-tRNA-protein transferase (similar to E. coli leucyl, phenylalanyl-tRNA-protein transferase (AAC73971.1); Blastp hit to AAC73971.1 (234 aa), 82% identity in aa 1 - 234); this encodes MRLVQLSRHSIAFPSPEGALREPNGLLALGGDLSPARLLMAYQHGIFPWFSPGDPILWWSPDPRAVLWPEKFHLSRSMKRFHNASPYRVTLNYAFDRVIDGCANHRDEGTWITRGIEEAYRRLHELGHAHSIEVWRDRELVGGMYGVSQGALFCGESMFSRQENASKTALLVFCAEFTRHGGKLIDCQVLNSHTASLGAIEIPRRDYLDHLAALRQQPLASRFWVPRTLFLPRK
- a CDS encoding putative cytoplasmic protein (similar to E. coli orf, hypothetical protein (AAC76464.1); Blastp hit to AAC76464.1 (231 aa), 27% identity in aa 52 - 222, 23% identity in aa 101 - 231), with the protein product MKQITGVYTAPRPHWVGDGFPVRSLFSYQSHAQQLSPFLLLDYAGPHTFTPGNEKRGVGEHPHRGFETVTIVYSGEVEHRDSTGRGGVIGPGDVQWMTAGAGILHEEFHSDAFTRRGGELEMVQLWVNLPMKDKMTTPGYQSITHDVIPTVTLPDNAGVVRVIAGRYEETKGPAHTFSPLNVWDMRLQRNRQLTLAQPEGWSTALVVLKGNITVNGTTPVNEAQLVVLSQQGKTLHLEASSDASVLLLSGEPLNEPIVGYGPFVMNTKQEIAEAVRDFNSGRFGQI
- a CDS encoding putative cytoplasmic protein produces the protein MMTEFKRTQRDYPLSFKIAVVEQVEKGEMTYKQAQQRYGIQGRSTVLVWLRKYGRLDWRPGLPDLVKRKLPVAQTTIPLTPEQRIRELEEQLELANQKAEFFESVINVLKNDYGVSVVKKRPGKSSRKVRPPK
- a CDS encoding putative inner membrane protein codes for the protein MFSAHFLLGCYNCCRRIGLAHYPAARCQVTPIVYFTVPLYVALMSIHQAVVSGKRCITRRCRVSRNHVLNLVCCVLNAQIFTYQKKFGIILPVQIMVVIPQRIRWPKKTILKCKVPFSKRYLIPCSA
- a CDS encoding homolog of slsA in STM (SlsA (gi|4324613)), which translates into the protein MSSPANFNGLRPVIDVNDSVMLLIDHQSGLFQTVGDMPMPELRARAAALAKMATLAKMPVITTASVPQGPNGPLIPEIHANAPHAQYIARKGEINAWDNEDFVKAVKATGRKTLIIAGTITSVCMAFPAISAVAEGYKVFAVIDASGTYSKMAQEITLARIVQAGVVPMDTAAVASELQGTWNREDAAAWADVYTQVFPAYQLLIESYSKAQDVVKNNEMLDSQR
- a CDS encoding putative integrase protein (similar to E. coli IS150 putative transposase (AAC76582.1); Blastp hit to AAC76582.1 (283 aa), 29% identity in aa 109 - 279); its protein translation is MQADKTLNIGRDRLFNLLGEYRLLVPVKRAYHKTTNSHHRFYRHPNLLKPGPEQVTALEPEQVWVADITYLPLRSGTACLSLVTDACSRKIVGYHVGENLQTENVVKAFRQALRRRKTTGPLVHHSDRGLQYCSVLYQSVHERNGITCSMTDGYDCYQNALAERINGILKNEFLLSRPADLEQAREIVKESVAIYNHERPHLALKYKTPDDVHQAFYRQKTVNLYQD